Genomic segment of Chloroflexota bacterium:
GGCATCCAGATCCAGAGCCGCGGCAGCATCGGCGGCAACCTGGCCAACGCCGCTCCCAGCGCCGATGCCATCCCCGCGCTCATCGCCCTGGGCGCCACGGCCAACATCGCTGGGCCAAAGGGCAAGCGTTCCGTCCCTGCGGAGCAGTTCTGCGCAGGCCCCGGCAAGACGGTGCTTCAGGACGGCGAACTGCTGGTTTCCATCAGCATCCCGCCGCCCCAGCAGCACACAGGCTCCACCTACATCCGCTTCATCCCCCGGAATGAGATGGACATCGCCGTTGCGGGGGTGGGCGTCTCCGTGGTGCTCAACGGCAGCAGCATCAAGTCGGCGCGCATCGCCCTCGCCTCCGTCGGCCCGACGCCGATCTACGCCGCCGAGGCGAGCGGCTGGCTGGCGGGCAAGGCCCCCACGGATGACAACATCCTCCAGGCGTCTGAGGCGGCCAAGAAGGCGGCCAAGCCCATCACGGATATGCGCGGCACCATCGAACAGCGCATCCACCTAGTGGGCGTGTTGACCAAGCGCTCCCTCCAGTCCGCCATCACCCGCGCCAAAGAGGCAAAGTAACCATGGCCAAGAAAATCGTCGTCCAGACGACCATCAACGACATGCCGACTGAGTTCCTCTGCGAGCCTCGCGAGAGCCTCCTTGAGGTCCTGCGCGAAGGACTCGGCCTGACCGGCACCAAGGAGGGCTGCAACGACGGCAATTGCGGCGCCTGCACCGTCATCCTGGATGGCCGCATCACCAATGCCTGCCTGGTCCTTGCCGCCGAGGCCGAGGGCCGCAAGATCACCACCATCGAAGGTGTGGCCTCTGCGGAGAAGCTCCACCCCCTCCAAAAGACCTTTCTGGAGGAGGCGGCCCTGCAGTGCGGCATCTGTACTCCAGGCTTCATCGTCGCCGCCAAGGGACTCCTTGATAAGGAGCCCAAGGCCGATGAGCATCGCGTCCGCCACTGGCTGGCCGGCAACCTCTGCCGCTGCACCGGCTATGACAAGATCGTCCGCGCAGTCCTCAAAGCCGAGAAAGAGCTGTAAACTGTAGAATCCCGCAGTTCAAGACGCCGCACTACAAGAGAGGCATCACCTCATGACCACAACTGAAAATCGCCCCCAGTTCAAAGTCGTCGGCACCCGCCCCGTCCGCCACGATGGCCTGGAGAAAGTCACCGGCAAGGCCAAGTACGGCGCCGATGTCATCCTCCCCGGGATGCTCTACGGCAAGGTCTTACGCAGCCCGCATCCCCATGCGCGCATCAAGGCGATTGACACCAGCGGCGCGCTGAAAGTCCCCGGCGTCATGGCGGTGGTCACCTCAAAAGACCTTCCCATCCAATCGGACAAGATGGTGGAGCTTGGCGAAGCCCATGCCAACATGAAACAGGTGGCTGAGAACTGCCTGGCAAGT
This window contains:
- a CDS encoding xanthine dehydrogenase family protein subunit M, producing the protein MQDFEYRAPKTLNEAIQLMAEKGAKARALAGGTDLLVQLRVKRYIVDRVVDVKHVPEFNELSYSDAKGLVLGAAVPCCRVYENNQISAKYPALYDSAFLIGGIQIQSRGSIGGNLANAAPSADAIPALIALGATANIAGPKGKRSVPAEQFCAGPGKTVLQDGELLVSISIPPPQQHTGSTYIRFIPRNEMDIAVAGVGVSVVLNGSSIKSARIALASVGPTPIYAAEASGWLAGKAPTDDNILQASEAAKKAAKPITDMRGTIEQRIHLVGVLTKRSLQSAITRAKEAK
- a CDS encoding (2Fe-2S)-binding protein → MAKKIVVQTTINDMPTEFLCEPRESLLEVLREGLGLTGTKEGCNDGNCGACTVILDGRITNACLVLAAEAEGRKITTIEGVASAEKLHPLQKTFLEEAALQCGICTPGFIVAAKGLLDKEPKADEHRVRHWLAGNLCRCTGYDKIVRAVLKAEKEL
- a CDS encoding xanthine dehydrogenase family protein molybdopterin-binding subunit, translated to MTTTENRPQFKVVGTRPVRHDGLEKVTGKAKYGADVILPGMLYGKVLRSPHPHARIKAIDTSGALKVPGVMAVVTSKDLPIQSDKMVELGEAHANMKQVAENCLASDKVLYKGHAVAAVAATSPHIAEEALEAIKVDYEVLPFVLSVDDAMKPGAPLLHESMVTKAILG